A window of the Syntrophothermus lipocalidus DSM 12680 genome harbors these coding sequences:
- a CDS encoding ABC1 kinase family protein yields the protein MRIKHLNHMQRYRQVLNILGRHGFGFVFDRLPVRNRKSKETRKDTYLTGPERLRSVLEQLGPTYVKLGQLLSTRPDLIPAEYIRELEKLQDSVPPFPFKQVQQVLDEEGLRTEDVFASFSEEPLASASIGQVHEAILKTGEKVVVKVQRPGIGKIIENDLEILYELVGMLEKHTKWGRLYQLTDILDEFANALRKEIDFAQEGRNADKFRENFRQNANVLIPKVYWEYTSRRVLVLEYIGGVKVSEFEQLIRAGFDLKRVANHIVEALFQQIYEHGFFHADPHPGNIAIAPGEKVIFYDFGQVGTVDEVLIERCMDLVMAMVRYDVNGVTRALLQVGIATRHVNREELRRDVSRLQQKYYGMPFSQIHVGEALGELVQLSFKYQVRVPPELSLMVKMMMTIEGLLSRLDPGLSVVEIAEPYGKAILKKRFSLDRIRQEASEVLLDHYMAARNLPREIESIMNMLEEGELKLKLEHTNLNRVQTVLDIISNRISLSIIIASIIVGSSLIVAGNREGFIPGVPLVEIGFATAVVLGLFLAYSILKSGRY from the coding sequence TTGAGAATCAAGCATTTGAATCACATGCAGCGTTACCGACAAGTGTTGAACATACTGGGTCGCCACGGTTTCGGGTTTGTGTTTGACCGCCTGCCTGTCAGGAATAGAAAGTCTAAAGAAACGCGGAAAGACACGTACCTCACAGGCCCAGAAAGATTACGTTCGGTTCTAGAACAACTAGGTCCTACTTATGTGAAGCTTGGGCAACTCCTCAGTACCAGGCCTGATCTGATACCGGCAGAATACATAAGGGAGCTGGAAAAACTGCAGGACAGCGTGCCTCCTTTTCCGTTTAAGCAGGTGCAACAGGTCTTGGACGAAGAGGGGTTGAGGACGGAGGATGTTTTTGCCTCTTTTTCCGAGGAGCCACTGGCTTCTGCCTCGATAGGACAAGTCCACGAAGCGATTCTAAAAACCGGAGAAAAAGTGGTGGTCAAAGTACAACGCCCGGGGATCGGCAAAATCATTGAGAACGACCTGGAAATCCTCTATGAACTGGTCGGGATGTTGGAGAAGCACACCAAGTGGGGGCGACTGTATCAGCTTACCGACATACTGGACGAGTTTGCCAATGCCCTGCGCAAGGAAATAGACTTTGCCCAGGAAGGTCGCAACGCTGATAAGTTCAGGGAGAACTTCCGTCAGAATGCAAACGTGCTTATTCCCAAGGTGTATTGGGAGTACACTAGCCGCCGGGTGTTGGTATTGGAGTACATCGGCGGGGTTAAAGTATCGGAGTTTGAGCAGCTGATACGGGCTGGTTTTGATCTGAAGCGAGTTGCAAACCACATTGTGGAGGCTCTTTTCCAGCAGATATACGAGCACGGGTTCTTTCACGCTGACCCGCATCCTGGAAACATTGCCATTGCTCCAGGAGAGAAGGTCATATTCTATGACTTCGGTCAGGTAGGGACTGTGGACGAGGTGTTGATCGAAAGGTGCATGGACCTGGTCATGGCCATGGTCCGTTACGATGTAAACGGGGTTACACGGGCTTTGCTTCAGGTAGGTATTGCTACCCGTCACGTTAACCGGGAGGAATTACGACGGGACGTGTCTCGCCTGCAACAGAAGTATTACGGAATGCCCTTTTCCCAGATTCACGTGGGAGAAGCCCTGGGGGAGTTGGTGCAACTGTCTTTCAAATACCAGGTAAGGGTTCCGCCCGAGCTTTCTTTGATGGTTAAGATGATGATGACCATCGAAGGGTTGTTGAGCCGCCTGGATCCCGGTCTCAGCGTTGTTGAAATCGCTGAGCCTTACGGGAAGGCTATTCTTAAAAAAAGGTTTTCTTTGGACCGTATCAGGCAAGAGGCTTCAGAAGTCTTACTGGATCATTATATGGCTGCCCGCAACTTGCCCCGAGAAATAGAGTCGATTATGAACATGTTGGAAGAAGGGGAACTGAAGCTGAAGTTGGAACACACTAATCTGAACAGGGTACAGACGGTGCTCGATATCATATCGAACCGTATTTCCCTTTCAATTATTATCGCCTCGATCATAGTCGGGAGCTCGCTGATAGTTGCGGGCAACCGAGAAGGCTTTATCCCCGGAGTGCCATTGGTGGAGATCGGTTTTGCGACTGCTGTTGTGTTAGGTTTGTTTTTGGCGTACTCGATATTGAAAAGTGGCAGGTACTGA
- a CDS encoding phasin family protein, producing MNWLRKAMFLGLGMLCVAKETSERIINELVAKGEVSEEEAKKFVDELLQKGEEYRQEVKGFIRQEVEKLRGELGLVTKSEIDEIRERLDTLERKVESQ from the coding sequence GTGAATTGGTTGCGTAAGGCTATGTTTTTAGGGCTGGGAATGCTGTGCGTTGCTAAGGAGACAAGTGAAAGGATTATCAACGAACTGGTAGCCAAGGGCGAGGTCAGTGAAGAGGAAGCTAAGAAGTTTGTGGACGAGCTTTTGCAGAAAGGAGAAGAATACCGCCAGGAGGTCAAGGGGTTCATTCGCCAGGAGGTTGAGAAGCTCAGGGGTGAGCTGGGATTGGTGACCAAGTCTGAGATCGACGAGATTAGGGAGCGATTAGATACTCTCGAGAGAAAAGTTGAGAGCCAGTGA
- a CDS encoding DegV family protein — translation MAIVVVTDSTAYLPQAVIDSYRIKVVPLNVTLGMEVFKEGTVYSNREYYRRLRSEKIFPTTSQPSTGDFYEAFSQTDPGDTILGIFITSKLSGTAHTAEMVKGIFPDRRIFVVDSRCTVLAMAFQVLRACEMVKTGFAIEDILDELKRIQSRFGIYFIVDDLEYLFRGGRLSRVGKLVGNILQIKPILFISLATQGAIQVYDKVRTKIRALERIVEDFRRRLEKGLIEKVGVCHVDCPEDAAHLQARIEALWGAPVPVYEVGPVIGSHVGPGAMGICYY, via the coding sequence GTGGCTATTGTCGTGGTTACCGATAGCACCGCTTATCTTCCTCAGGCAGTAATAGATAGTTACCGAATTAAAGTGGTTCCGCTGAACGTTACGCTGGGGATGGAGGTTTTTAAGGAGGGAACAGTTTACTCCAACCGCGAGTATTACCGGCGTCTCCGATCGGAAAAAATCTTTCCTACAACGTCTCAGCCTTCTACCGGTGATTTTTACGAGGCGTTTTCCCAGACTGATCCAGGGGATACTATACTGGGTATTTTTATTACGAGTAAGCTTTCGGGCACTGCTCACACGGCGGAAATGGTCAAGGGGATATTTCCTGACCGTAGGATTTTTGTGGTGGACTCACGATGCACTGTCCTGGCCATGGCGTTTCAGGTATTGAGGGCATGCGAGATGGTGAAGACAGGCTTTGCGATAGAGGACATCCTGGATGAATTGAAGAGGATACAGAGCCGTTTCGGCATATACTTTATAGTCGATGATTTGGAATATCTTTTTCGAGGCGGTAGACTGAGCAGGGTTGGGAAGCTGGTCGGCAATATACTGCAGATAAAGCCAATACTGTTCATTTCTCTTGCTACTCAAGGGGCCATTCAAGTTTACGACAAGGTTAGGACCAAGATCCGGGCTTTGGAAAGGATAGTAGAGGATTTCCGGCGGAGACTCGAAAAAGGGTTGATTGAAAAAGTGGGTGTTTGCCATGTCGACTGTCCAGAGGACGCGGCCCACCTGCAAGCGCGAATAGAGGCTTTGTGGGGGGCACCCGTACCGGTATACGAAGTAGGGCCGGTTATAGGGTCACACGTAGGGCCGGGTGCGATGGGAATATGTTATTACTAG
- a CDS encoding radical SAM protein: MAGERGFCRTGSNPVVASYGPHFGEESVLVGSKGSGTIFFTYCVMRCVFCQNFEISQLGEGEEITTEALADIMISLQRRGCHNINLVSPTHVIPMIVEAVCLAVPKGLAVPLVYNTGGYEDVATLKLLDGIIDIYMPDVKFADNQKARKYTGCRSYFDVAKAAIREMHRQVGDLRFDSQGLAVKGLLVRHLVLPNNLADSEAVLKFLAEDISPNTVVNIMAQYHPAYRTSHYPELARRIRREEYAHVVEFARALRMDRAMFSLW, from the coding sequence GTGGCGGGAGAACGGGGCTTTTGCCGTACAGGCTCTAACCCCGTTGTGGCCAGCTACGGTCCCCATTTCGGCGAAGAGAGCGTTCTCGTAGGATCTAAAGGTTCTGGAACCATATTCTTCACTTACTGCGTAATGAGGTGCGTCTTTTGTCAAAACTTTGAAATAAGCCAGTTGGGAGAAGGAGAAGAAATAACAACCGAAGCCCTGGCAGACATAATGATTTCCCTGCAGCGTCGGGGATGCCATAATATCAATTTAGTGTCACCCACCCACGTTATTCCCATGATCGTGGAGGCAGTTTGTCTGGCAGTGCCCAAAGGATTGGCGGTTCCTCTGGTTTACAACACAGGTGGGTATGAAGATGTAGCCACCTTGAAACTATTGGACGGCATCATCGACATCTACATGCCAGACGTCAAATTCGCCGACAATCAAAAAGCTCGAAAATACACAGGGTGCCGCTCGTACTTCGATGTCGCTAAGGCCGCGATCAGGGAAATGCACCGCCAAGTTGGAGATCTTAGATTCGATTCCCAAGGATTGGCGGTAAAAGGACTCTTGGTACGGCACCTGGTCCTTCCAAACAACCTGGCCGATTCGGAAGCTGTCCTTAAGTTCTTGGCTGAAGATATATCTCCTAACACCGTCGTCAATATCATGGCTCAGTACCACCCAGCGTATAGGACCTCGCACTATCCGGAGCTCGCCCGCAGGATCCGCCGTGAAGAATACGCCCACGTAGTCGAGTTCGCCCGTGCCCTCCGAATGGATCGGGCGATGTTTTCGCTCTGGTAA
- a CDS encoding DUF433 domain-containing protein: MDKYHGLVVSDPRVMMGKPVIAGTRITVELILEKLAAGETVEQILDAHPRLTREAIRAALAFAAEALRADVVYPIGETSK; the protein is encoded by the coding sequence ATGGACAAGTACCACGGTTTGGTCGTCTCGGACCCAAGAGTGATGATGGGCAAACCGGTGATTGCCGGGACACGCATTACCGTGGAGCTTATACTAGAAAAGCTGGCCGCAGGCGAAACGGTGGAACAAATCTTAGATGCCCACCCTCGGCTTACCAGGGAAGCGATCCGAGCCGCTCTGGCCTTTGCAGCTGAGGCCTTACGGGCGGACGTTGTTTACCCCATAGGTGAGACGTCCAAATGA
- a CDS encoding zinc ribbon domain-containing protein, with the protein MFCPQCGAKADTRARYCVNCGSPLPAGEAQTLADEATSLGSEIVTSNGSINSGTLDSSGSPEVTTSGHDGGGTTPPRANVSAVGLFFQTLPYVFLRIIAYLAFALVLLVFLGLMGAVGLLTARFFQSAGLPLAVVGLIAFMGAWALAVLAQRYVLYLVRIAHVAVITEVVTKGRLPEGTNQVAYGKEKVLKHFGSASALFVVDQLVAGTVRQVLNWLTQAAGCLANIPGLGLIIGILRRILNLAATYIDEAVMSYILRREDENVYQAACDGVVLYAQSWRQLLGTATWCVLIVTCIWVVSFLLILFPLLGVAKGLTPEPGLQALYGFVGLLAAFVLANVIKWALIDPIATVGMVLTYNRAIQGQVPSHDLRATINSVSGRFRELVHKATSTPPGDSGPPVSG; encoded by the coding sequence ATGTTCTGCCCACAATGCGGTGCCAAGGCTGACACAAGGGCGCGCTACTGTGTGAACTGCGGATCGCCTTTACCGGCCGGGGAAGCGCAAACCTTGGCTGACGAGGCTACTTCCCTCGGGTCTGAGATTGTTACTTCCAACGGCTCTATCAATTCTGGCACACTTGATAGTTCTGGTTCTCCTGAAGTTACAACTTCAGGCCATGACGGCGGGGGCACGACACCTCCTAGGGCTAATGTTTCAGCTGTAGGCTTATTCTTTCAGACATTGCCGTATGTTTTTCTACGCATCATAGCGTACCTGGCATTTGCCCTGGTTTTACTGGTCTTTTTGGGCTTGATGGGTGCCGTAGGGTTACTAACAGCTCGTTTCTTTCAGAGCGCAGGGCTACCGCTCGCGGTAGTTGGGTTGATTGCCTTCATGGGCGCATGGGCACTAGCTGTTTTGGCCCAGAGGTATGTCTTGTATTTAGTAAGAATCGCTCACGTTGCCGTCATCACCGAAGTTGTTACCAAAGGTCGTTTGCCAGAGGGCACTAATCAAGTCGCTTACGGAAAAGAGAAGGTGCTTAAGCATTTCGGTAGTGCGAGCGCCCTGTTTGTGGTTGATCAACTGGTTGCAGGAACGGTGCGGCAGGTTCTCAACTGGCTGACTCAGGCAGCCGGGTGTCTAGCGAACATTCCGGGTTTGGGCCTGATCATTGGGATCCTGCGCCGAATTCTGAACCTGGCGGCTACCTATATCGACGAGGCCGTGATGAGCTATATCCTACGCCGCGAAGACGAAAACGTATACCAGGCGGCCTGCGACGGGGTCGTGCTGTATGCCCAGAGCTGGCGGCAGCTTCTGGGCACAGCCACCTGGTGCGTGCTGATTGTGACCTGTATTTGGGTGGTGAGCTTCCTGTTGATACTTTTCCCCCTCCTGGGAGTGGCTAAGGGCCTAACTCCGGAACCCGGGTTGCAAGCTCTTTATGGTTTTGTTGGACTATTGGCCGCGTTCGTTCTGGCAAACGTAATAAAATGGGCCTTGATTGACCCTATAGCTACTGTTGGAATGGTACTTACCTACAATCGGGCTATTCAAGGGCAAGTGCCATCTCATGATCTGCGGGCTACTATCAACAGCGTATCCGGTCGATTCAGGGAACTCGTGCACAAGGCCACCTCCACTCCTCCAGGGGATTCCGGACCTCCGGTAAGTGGGTAA
- a CDS encoding copper amine oxidase N-terminal domain-containing protein, whose translation MLNGRTLVPLRFVSEALGAEVNWNAATRTISIMP comes from the coding sequence GTGCTTAATGGCCGCACTCTGGTCCCCCTGCGCTTTGTCAGCGAAGCTCTGGGGGCCGAGGTCAACTGGAATGCTGCTACGCGGACTATTTCTATCATGCCTTAG
- a CDS encoding DUF4870 domain-containing protein: protein MFCGQCGKEVTPGARFCAECGAPLDQPSTTSYSSVLGENTSQREGPRHPVSAAPEPSNAGLSDEEAPTGPLGSEQETGTQPPVGGAGTDTGLPRNLAALLSYVLGWLTGLVFYFIEKDSFVRFHAMQSILVFGGITGIYVIVSILFPLGLWRIWGIVHVFTSLLSLLSVILWVLLMVKAYQGERYKLPYIGDLAEQYAEKR, encoded by the coding sequence ATGTTCTGCGGTCAATGCGGTAAAGAAGTGACGCCAGGTGCACGGTTCTGCGCCGAGTGCGGAGCGCCATTGGATCAGCCCTCAACGACTTCGTATTCGTCGGTTTTGGGGGAAAACACTTCTCAAAGGGAAGGACCGCGGCACCCGGTTTCGGCAGCGCCGGAACCAAGTAACGCCGGATTATCTGATGAGGAGGCACCGACCGGTCCTCTCGGGTCCGAACAGGAAACGGGGACTCAACCGCCGGTAGGGGGAGCCGGAACCGATACCGGCCTTCCGAGAAACCTGGCGGCACTCTTATCTTACGTTCTGGGCTGGCTCACCGGACTAGTGTTCTACTTTATCGAAAAAGATTCCTTTGTTAGATTTCACGCCATGCAGTCCATTCTCGTTTTCGGAGGCATTACAGGGATATACGTCATTGTTTCCATCTTGTTTCCATTAGGGTTGTGGAGGATATGGGGCATCGTTCACGTCTTTACAAGCTTGCTCTCGCTATTGTCCGTTATCCTGTGGGTGCTTCTTATGGTGAAGGCTTACCAGGGAGAACGGTATAAGCTACCGTATATCGGTGATTTGGCAGAGCAGTATGCAGAAAAACGGTGA
- a CDS encoding BTAD domain-containing putative transcriptional regulator — MIRVEMLGRFSILAPDGEVSLPTIKVRMLAAYLFWQQGSWARRELLRGMLWGDVDEDRAARNLRTALYLMRRALATTGTPDNLLEVRRDAVRVVARPDCMVDARLFEHKALAGLRENDWEVELLMEAASLYRGPFLEDLDAEWSLPERRRLADLYLAVLRALVHRLSALSFHEAAVSYATQWLTADPLDEAAHQTLMRLYATLGQPRRVLEQFEQCREVLKKELGVSPSDVTVDLVHKLVPNGEESSTTRSQKSASSRRPTNSGIGSRELEELPIGERLSTDPLRNARLLLVSGEAMALMGETKEGIKSLEKALTFFDRFSILAARARLMLGEALIWLSIPLTPKLDNSLRDKGLRYIEEALQYYRANGPPADLERALQLGAQACWLAGLNSRAVELAQEGLSLAVKLGDREAEGRLAAVLAICLREKHRLAEAVAVFDRALQSIPYMGTPWEILWMIFQRGILSYIIGDLAEAERFLQEALTIIRATTFPSLMVKVGECMTRSMMIVVLHYQDKPSEMDGFLKPEMDKYNPEPFVYLNTLFAASEARRSLLPGVEGWLRARLLNLPSPMIACTIRSVVEEMLAAGLFREAARWAGVGIRLARIREWGAFEALFYCHRSVALLKQGQHAAAAVCRKRVEQLADPFDRWTRAWLARVDGLLSWAQGQPAGARLYLGEAKRLFLRIGSRYDARQVQNDLRNISKSVDVTSTFSDEF, encoded by the coding sequence ATGATCCGGGTAGAAATGCTGGGCCGTTTTAGTATTCTTGCTCCGGATGGAGAGGTTTCCCTTCCCACTATCAAGGTACGCATGCTAGCGGCGTACCTTTTCTGGCAACAGGGTTCATGGGCCAGACGGGAACTCTTACGCGGCATGCTTTGGGGTGACGTTGACGAGGATCGGGCAGCGAGGAACCTCCGCACGGCCTTGTATCTGATGCGACGAGCCTTGGCCACAACGGGTACCCCGGATAACCTCTTGGAAGTTAGGCGAGACGCGGTGCGTGTGGTGGCCCGGCCGGACTGCATGGTGGACGCACGGCTTTTCGAGCACAAGGCCTTAGCGGGATTGCGGGAAAATGACTGGGAAGTAGAACTGTTGATGGAAGCCGCTTCCCTTTACCGGGGACCGTTTCTCGAGGATCTGGATGCGGAATGGAGCCTTCCTGAGCGCCGACGTTTGGCCGACCTGTACTTAGCCGTCCTCCGGGCTCTGGTGCATCGCCTATCTGCTTTGAGTTTCCACGAAGCAGCCGTTTCTTATGCTACCCAGTGGTTGACTGCGGATCCCCTTGACGAAGCTGCTCACCAGACCCTGATGCGCCTCTACGCGACCTTAGGTCAACCCAGACGAGTATTAGAACAGTTCGAGCAATGTCGAGAGGTGCTCAAAAAGGAACTGGGCGTCTCGCCCAGTGACGTTACTGTGGATCTCGTACACAAGCTGGTACCAAACGGCGAAGAGAGTTCCACTACGCGCTCGCAGAAAAGCGCTTCCAGCCGAAGGCCAACAAATTCCGGCATCGGTAGCCGAGAGTTGGAAGAGTTACCCATCGGGGAAAGGCTTTCTACCGATCCTTTACGGAATGCCCGGTTGCTTCTAGTTTCCGGCGAGGCAATGGCCCTGATGGGAGAAACGAAAGAAGGCATCAAATCGCTGGAAAAAGCTTTGACCTTTTTCGACCGTTTTAGTATCCTGGCGGCCAGGGCTCGCCTGATGCTGGGAGAAGCTCTGATATGGCTTTCAATCCCCCTGACCCCTAAATTGGACAATTCGTTGCGTGATAAAGGATTACGTTACATAGAAGAGGCCCTGCAGTATTACAGGGCTAACGGACCGCCTGCGGACCTGGAGCGGGCCTTGCAGCTAGGGGCGCAGGCCTGCTGGCTAGCAGGCCTGAACAGCCGGGCGGTGGAACTGGCCCAGGAGGGGTTAAGTCTGGCCGTAAAACTAGGAGATCGGGAAGCCGAAGGCCGCTTGGCAGCTGTGCTGGCCATATGTCTTCGGGAGAAACATCGCTTGGCCGAAGCGGTAGCGGTTTTCGATCGGGCGCTTCAAAGCATACCTTATATGGGCACCCCTTGGGAGATACTTTGGATGATTTTCCAACGAGGGATACTTTCATACATCATCGGCGATTTAGCTGAAGCAGAACGCTTTCTGCAGGAAGCGCTGACTATAATCCGAGCCACTACCTTCCCGTCCTTAATGGTGAAGGTGGGGGAATGCATGACCAGGTCGATGATGATTGTGGTCTTACATTACCAGGACAAACCCTCGGAGATGGACGGGTTTCTAAAACCGGAAATGGACAAATACAACCCGGAGCCTTTCGTATATCTGAACACGCTGTTTGCAGCGAGCGAGGCACGCCGTTCTCTCTTGCCAGGTGTAGAGGGATGGCTGCGGGCGCGGCTACTTAACCTTCCTAGCCCAATGATCGCTTGTACCATCCGTTCGGTTGTGGAAGAAATGCTCGCTGCGGGGCTATTCAGGGAAGCAGCTCGCTGGGCCGGGGTGGGAATAAGATTGGCTCGCATTCGAGAATGGGGGGCTTTTGAGGCATTGTTTTACTGCCACAGATCGGTAGCTTTGCTCAAGCAGGGGCAGCACGCAGCAGCGGCGGTTTGCCGGAAGCGGGTCGAACAATTGGCCGATCCGTTTGACCGCTGGACTCGAGCCTGGCTCGCCCGGGTTGATGGCTTGCTCTCCTGGGCGCAGGGCCAACCCGCAGGGGCCAGACTGTACTTAGGAGAAGCCAAACGTCTTTTCCTGAGAATCGGTAGTCGATACGATGCGCGCCAGGTCCAAAACGACCTGAGGAACATATCAAAAAGTGTCGATGTCACCTCTACTTTTTCAGACGAGTTCTAG
- a CDS encoding RNA polymerase sigma factor codes for MAPSDERLVHETVQGNLQAFEELVHRYQRQVFTIAYRMTNQREEAEDIAQEVFITVYQKLYQFDTSRRFAPWIQRITVNTCITRLRKKKKVVLVNFEDNISNRADPFLNIDYNDPAVVYDREELKLDLKEALLQLPESYRAMLILRYQLDMSNQEIADALGITRENVEVKMHRARKSLRKVLLERRDERRQRDELSASR; via the coding sequence GTGGCTCCTAGCGATGAAAGGCTGGTCCACGAAACTGTGCAAGGAAACCTACAGGCTTTCGAAGAGTTAGTACATAGATATCAGCGGCAGGTGTTCACCATCGCCTACCGCATGACCAACCAGCGGGAAGAAGCCGAAGACATTGCTCAGGAAGTTTTCATTACCGTTTACCAAAAGCTTTACCAGTTCGATACTTCCCGGCGCTTTGCTCCTTGGATTCAGCGGATCACTGTCAATACCTGTATTACCCGTTTGCGCAAAAAGAAGAAGGTGGTTTTGGTAAATTTCGAGGATAATATTAGCAATCGGGCAGACCCGTTCCTCAACATCGATTATAACGACCCGGCTGTGGTTTACGACCGCGAGGAACTGAAACTAGACCTCAAAGAAGCACTGCTTCAGTTGCCGGAAAGTTACAGAGCAATGCTGATTCTTCGCTATCAACTGGATATGTCTAACCAGGAGATAGCTGACGCCTTAGGTATCACGCGGGAAAACGTAGAGGTTAAAATGCATCGGGCTCGCAAATCCCTTCGCAAGGTGCTGCTGGAACGTCGGGATGAAAGGAGACAGCGCGATGAATTGTCAGCAAGTAGATAA
- a CDS encoding zf-HC2 domain-containing protein translates to MNCQQVDKMLYLFCDGRLHPYLRSQIEKHLENCPSCRNNFAITSMETEVLRLSDDIPPVGSDFYQKVMLRVTEHCGKAAYGSRTVRDRFSKLLGLFNPRMVGGIVAVLMLLALIVKSPVPSVFKSRQSPSHLKQSATQSISVGSGQSPEAQQLTAGVRERKAVPGEAETTANPEPQLNTPDYGRTPTDLRTNGRSAPSFASQALPTNMASRFTVVHPYYIPAGYSLAKAESDTTGTLSLTYATEDGSQIHVLVRPTGGDKETPPLVPSEINTLSDSGSEPVPETTTKSSIAETKQQNRSEAAGVQNNESVVSCTVCVDDQCYRVEVSGTLPVEELAHIAGSCK, encoded by the coding sequence ATGAATTGTCAGCAAGTAGATAAAATGCTGTACCTATTCTGCGATGGGCGGCTTCACCCTTACCTACGTTCACAGATTGAAAAACACCTAGAGAACTGTCCGAGCTGCCGCAATAACTTCGCTATAACTAGCATGGAAACCGAGGTTCTTCGCCTCAGCGACGATATCCCGCCTGTTGGCAGCGACTTTTACCAAAAAGTCATGCTCCGTGTCACCGAGCATTGCGGCAAAGCGGCGTACGGCTCGCGCACGGTAAGGGACAGATTTTCAAAACTGTTAGGCCTTTTCAATCCGCGGATGGTGGGTGGAATAGTGGCTGTCCTTATGTTGTTGGCGTTGATAGTTAAATCGCCGGTTCCGTCAGTATTCAAATCCAGACAAAGTCCCTCCCATCTCAAGCAGTCGGCAACTCAGTCAATCTCGGTAGGATCCGGACAGTCTCCAGAGGCTCAACAACTAACCGCTGGTGTTCGAGAACGAAAGGCCGTGCCTGGCGAAGCCGAAACAACTGCGAATCCAGAGCCCCAGCTCAATACCCCGGACTACGGCCGGACACCAACCGATCTGCGCACCAATGGTCGGAGCGCACCTTCGTTCGCCTCTCAGGCGTTACCGACAAATATGGCGAGTCGCTTTACCGTCGTGCATCCCTATTACATTCCCGCGGGGTACTCTTTGGCCAAGGCAGAAAGTGACACCACCGGTACCCTCAGCCTTACTTACGCAACTGAGGACGGATCCCAAATCCACGTGCTGGTCCGTCCAACAGGAGGTGATAAGGAAACACCCCCCCTCGTTCCGAGCGAAATAAATACTTTGTCCGACAGCGGTTCAGAACCGGTGCCGGAAACGACAACGAAGAGCAGCATTGCCGAGACCAAGCAACAAAACAGGTCTGAAGCAGCTGGAGTGCAAAACAATGAGTCTGTGGTAAGCTGTACCGTGTGTGTCGATGACCAGTGCTATCGGGTAGAAGTAAGCGGCACGTTGCCTGTAGAAGAGCTGGCCCACATCGCCGGTAGCTGCAAATGA
- a CDS encoding SIMPL domain-containing protein, which yields MRKFHRLTVTTLLLTALLVFIGLCQPQLAPATAETTPPTPTLVVSGLGTVSVAPDEGKVVLAVVTTDKLLAEALDRNTAATNKVVAALTDDGIKSDQIETSNFSVWPQYSYPGENDKDRPPVIVGYQVRNEITVTVQDLARLGKIVDSALKTGANEVVSISYEKQDSSQAVNLALKKACQQANAKAQAIAAALGVQLGRVVSVTESTSSYNPSPPFQALKATSGYGAGDVPIQPGKLQVTATVNITFELK from the coding sequence ATGAGAAAGTTTCATAGGCTGACGGTCACTACGCTATTGTTGACTGCGTTGTTAGTGTTCATCGGTTTATGTCAACCCCAGCTTGCACCAGCCACCGCCGAGACCACCCCGCCCACTCCGACCTTGGTCGTTTCGGGTCTTGGAACTGTTTCTGTAGCCCCCGATGAAGGCAAAGTAGTTTTGGCAGTTGTCACTACGGATAAACTGCTGGCTGAAGCTCTAGATCGGAACACAGCTGCTACCAATAAAGTCGTCGCCGCCCTGACCGATGACGGCATCAAATCCGACCAGATCGAAACCAGCAATTTCTCGGTCTGGCCGCAATATTCCTATCCCGGGGAAAATGACAAAGACAGACCCCCGGTCATCGTCGGATATCAGGTACGTAATGAAATCACCGTGACCGTGCAGGATCTCGCCCGTTTGGGAAAAATTGTAGACAGCGCGTTAAAGACGGGAGCCAACGAAGTAGTTAGCATCTCATACGAGAAGCAAGACTCGTCACAAGCAGTCAACCTGGCACTTAAGAAGGCGTGCCAGCAGGCAAACGCTAAAGCCCAGGCCATAGCTGCGGCTTTGGGAGTGCAGTTGGGACGCGTTGTTTCTGTGACTGAAAGCACCAGCAGTTATAACCCCTCGCCGCCATTCCAGGCATTGAAAGCGACGAGCGGTTACGGCGCCGGTGATGTTCCTATCCAGCCTGGCAAGCTGCAAGTTACCGCAACTGTAAACATAACCTTCGAACTCAAGTAG